Below is a window of Candidatus Thermokryptus mobilis DNA.
CCCGTTGACATAAACGACATCAGAAATCTTATAGCAGTGGTCGCTTCAAATAGAATAAGTTATTCTGACATTGTCCCCGATGCGGGGAAGAATTATTTCTATGTTGTAACAGCTTTTGACAAGTTACACAATGAAAGCAATCCCTCAAATGAGGTCTCAACCATCCCTGTCCTCGTTGCAGAAGCGGGAACACCGCCAAAGTTTGAATTGTATCAAAACTATCCAAATCCATTTAACATTGAAACGACAATTGAATTTGAAGTTCCGTTTGATTCATGGGTAAGCATAAAAATTTATGATATACTTGGAAGGGAAGTTAAAACGCTTGTTTCGGGCTCCAGATCAACTGGCAGGCATAAAGTGCAATGGGATGGAAAAGACGAGCAAGGCAATTATCTTTCATCTGGAATTTACTTCTGCAGAATGATAGCGGGAAGTTTTTCAAAGACAGTAAAACTTGCCCTGACGAAGTGAGGTTTAACGATTTCTAAATTCGGCAAATTTTTCATCAATCTCATCTCTCAATTCTTCACCAACTTTTTGAAAAATATCTAATAATTCCTCATATATATTGTCACTTCCAACAAAATTCCAGAATTCTTCACCAACTAATATTTCTCCATTTTCTAAATCGTATAAGCCTTTTAATGTCCATCTCTCATAAGGTTCTGGATGATATGGGTTATATGGTATTGCCAATCTTGTAAAAACCTTAACATTTTTATCTTGACTTAACCTTAAAGCCGTCCACCTGAGAAGTTTAAGTTTTAAAGCCACAAATTCTTTCATATTAGGTTTCGCACTCGTAATATCAAAATAGTTTTCTTCATCCTTAATCTTCACAAATAAGTCTACAACAGAATCTGGGTCTTCTTTGGGCTGTCCTTTTTTTATAATTCTTCTAAAATAAAATTTCCTGTAATGCCCTTTCAGAAAACCACTCCTTTAAATATTCACTATCAGTAGTGAATGTTTCAATCTTATCACCAAAAAGAGATTTGCTTTTATTTTGTAAACTATGACTAAAGGATTTTACCCTTTTTAATGCATCTTTAATCTCTTTCTCTACCTCTGGTATGTTATATTTCTTTGTTTTCACTTCCTGAATCAACACATTGAAAGGAGATAATTCTATACCAATAGAATTTATGCCCAAGATATTCGCCTCTACAAGTGTCGTTCCTGAACCAGAAAAGGGATCAAGTATTGTATCACCCTTCTTGAAAAATCTTTTTAGAAAAACCTCAACGAGTTGGGGTATAAACTTACCAAGATAAGGATGAAGTCGGTGGACATGTTTTGTTCTTTCAGATTCCCTGACACTCAAAAAAGTTAAATCATCGCCCAAAATTTCAATGTTTTTCTGAGCGTTTATCCTTGCTTCAATAATCTTTGCGTCTATTCCGAATTTTTTGGCTGCTTTTCTATTCGCCTCCAGCATTTTTTTATCTTTATCTTTTCACCTGTATATG
It encodes the following:
- a CDS encoding TdeIII family type II restriction endonuclease; the encoded protein is MKGHYRKFYFRRIIKKGQPKEDPDSVVDLFVKIKDEENYFDITSAKPNMKEFVALKLKLLRWTALRLSQDKNVKVFTRLAIPYNPYHPEPYERWTLKGLYDLENGEILVGEEFWNFVGSDNIYEELLDIFQKVGEELRDEIDEKFAEFRNR